In the genome of Brachypodium distachyon strain Bd21 chromosome 3, Brachypodium_distachyon_v3.0, whole genome shotgun sequence, the window tgtactactccctccgtcccaaaataagtgacttggatttgtataaattgttatacaaatccacgtcacttattttgggacggagggagtatttgtttattgATCAGTTCAAAATTTGCTCTGTTGTCATTCTGTTTACTGATCCCCAGGATCCTCTTGTAGTCATTTTCCATTATCTACCAACAAACTGATACTCTTATAACGACCCACAAGGCGCGCAAGAACAAAAGGCAGCACAAACCTCTGTAGCATCTCTCCGTAGAGCAAGCATGCCAGCTTCTACACAAACAGCCTTCAGCTGTGCACCATTAAAATCGTCGGTTGAACGAGCCAACTCTTCGAAGTTGACATCAGGATGTACATTCATCTTTCTCGAGTGAATCTACAAAACATAACACAGGAAAGAAAGTTCTTTGAGTTCTGGAATAATACAGAAAAGCTAAACAGGTCAGCAATTTTTGCAACATGTCAGTTTATCACAGGTTTCAGGAGACATACTTGCAAGATCCTGGCTCTTGCTTCTTCCGTCGGATGAGGGAACTCAATCTTTCTGTCCAGGCGACCAGAACGAAGCAAAGCAGGATCAAGGATATCCGCACGATTTGTTGCAGCTATCACCTGCAAGTCACAAAACAATCCGACATTAAGATACGGACACAGAATTTTAGAACATTGATGACGTATTTATCATTTCTCAACAGTAGCCTGCTTGTGCTTGTGGCTACTCTATAGCAATCAAATACAATTCCCTTTTATCAGATCAATGCGTTAAAAACTAGTTATGTCAATCAAGCGGTCAAGCCATCAGCACAGTCAAACCGGTTATTTCTACAGGCTAAGCTGGCAAACATTCAGATTACAGAGCAAATATTAGGAGATCCTCACCTTTATCCTCTCATCACTGCTAAATCCGTCTAGCTGATTCAGCAACTCCAACATTGTCCGTTGAACCTCTCTGTCACCGCTAACTTCACTGAAGTAGGACAGAACAAGAAGCTAATCATTATTACACTGCAACAAATGCAATATCTAGTTGCATGAAGTTAATACGTTTATATTTCAGTAATAAATCAAACataaattcaatgaatcgtggTGTTCATGAGATGAAATGGCTAAACCAAAAtaagagcagcagcaccaaGAAAATCAATGAACTAGGTCAAGAGACTACATACTCAACCACGACacataaacatttttttcccaCAAAAGAAACAAGGAGACATTACACATTTACGCTGAAATGTTAACTCCATGCTCAACATAGAAGACAATAAGTGCAAAAAAAACAGTTCTAAATGTACCTATCAAAACGCTTTGTTCCAATCGCATCAATCTCATCAATAAAAATGATGCATGGGGCCTTCTCCTTTGCAAGCTGAAAAGCATCCCGGACAAGCTTCGCCCCGTCACCGATGAACATCTGAAACATTTCGCGAAGACCTATTAGAGGTATATTTCTATAAACAATGTAATACAATAGATCAAGGAAAGGCACAAGTCCCAGCAGCAATGCACTACAGCAAAAACACTAGAGTTAAGGATGAAAATCAACTTTCACAGCATTGCGTCCTAGTCTAAATGAAAGATTAAAGCTGGTCCATGCGATTGAAAATCAGGCAAAGCATGCAACAGTGAATGTGTTAAATGCTTGAAATTAGATGTTTTAAGAGCAATGGAATCAGCATGATATTAGTACATTTAAATGAATATTTGAATAATGCCAGGATATTGCAGATGCTGCTTTACAACTTTAACATCAAAAGTTATTTACCTGGACAAGTTGTGGACCAGCTAGTTTAAGGAAGGTTGCATTAGTTTGTGCAGCACAGGCACGAGCCATCAGCGTCTTTCCTGTCCCAGGTGGTCCATATAAAAGAACACCTTTCGGAGGACGGATTCCCAACTTCTGAAAACGGTCCCTGTGTGTCATTGGCAACACTATAGCTTCAACTAGTTCTTGAATCTGCATTACAGATTACACAGTACAAAAGTGGAACATAAGAGAGCAGATAAAAGTGAACAAAAAATGGACTGATAAAATTCCAAGAAACAACACTTAGCATAGAACAATAAATTTGGCAATCATACTGCTGTTTTCATCAGTAGTTATGTGAAGAAACTTACCTGTTTCTCAAGGCCACCAATGTCATTGTAATCCTCTGTAGGTTTTTCATCTACCTCCATTGCCTTCACACGTGAGTCATACTCTGATGGCAGTGTGTCAAGTATCAAGTAACTGTCTTTATTGACTCCAACCAAATCACCAGGCTTCAGATTGTCAGGGTCAACTAGCCCAATTACAGGAAGGAAGATAGTCTGCAATCAAGAAATGAGAAGAACAAACTATGAAGCCTTAAGATGTTTGATTCTCTACGTTGCTCAACTAGAGGTTTGATCAATTGGTATGTGAAGTGCACAGTCCATAGTCCTATGAATTCAAGGGTTGATATGGATACAACTAAAACAATTAAGAACAGGAATTTTTTTAGTGACGTAGAGGACTGAGGACTAAATTGTAACTTAACATATTCTGCAATTTGTGATCCCAGAAGAGCTTAACATGAAGAATAACAGAATATGACAACTTCAAATGAAATATGGATAAGTGGTGTTTATAGGACAGAATTTagtttcaaaatttaaatctaCCTAAAATTCCACTGCTTGGTTGGCAATTGTTGGGAAAGAATCATACACACTAGGAAGACAGCCAAAGTTGCAAGGCTTAAAAAATGATTAGGTTTGCCAGAGGAGAACGGTAGACATGGTTTGAGATGAGAAAATTAGAAGGGTAAAGAGATAGCAAACGGAAGGGGATGTTACTTCTTACTTGATATCAAGACTACTAACACCTAAAACTTGGACTATGTAAACTTATTATGCCAACAGACTATTCCATCTCTTTCTTAATTATCCACCTCCTGAGCCACTGCTAGGCTACCCATGTATTACTTTCCTAGCCTCTACTGGAATCTGACTCAGACCTGAACATGGGCAACTACTGAACCATGGACTGTTTGCTTGAGTTGCAGCCAACCATAACATTTGCTTCTGTGGGTGGCACCAGCCATCGGCATGGCTGGCCATATCCACAAcaaatgcatgcatatacTGCTGGAATTGACGTTGTAAACTGTAGTAGAGATCTAGGGTATCACAAAAAGTTCGAGGAGCATGTTTATTTACTTGTCTGGTGGATGTCTTGAGAACAACACATTTTCCTTTCCTCTGTGAGTCAAGGTCAATGTTAGCACCATCCTCTTCAGCTTCATCTTCAGGGTTCATTtccaaaatctgaaacaaGTTGGGAAAATGCATTAGTGGATTTAAAGGGAAAATGCATACAATTGAAGACTTCAGTTTTGAAGTGGGCTCGAAAGTGCAAAAGAGagatttttttggcaaataaGTTATCACAAAGTTATGAACAGCAACACCAACATAGACAAACTGGCATGACTGCAGAATATTAGCATTTCATGATAGCTACCACACACAAGCCTCTATCGTAACGATTTACTGtctcctactccctccatcccacaattcttgtcgaaatattacatgtatctagacgctttttaagaatagatacatctatatttgggcaaatttgagacaagaattatggaacggagggagtatgtaattGACAAGATTGATCACAGAAAATATAATAGGGAAATTGGTGTGCTCATTATCTAAGGTAGCAGCTGATTGTGTCTTGACAGATCAGGCTTTTCCAAGACTAGGATATAGTCACTGGCCCTTCGCTAACCAGCCGAGAGTGAAGCCCACAATTAAGCACGTCAAAAGCAAGTAGAAGGCACTAAACTGGCATCCGGAAACTAATAGAGAGTCATGACTTTGGCATCAAGGTATGGCATGTGACTAATGATACTGGATCacgaaaagagaaagaaaaaaaatcccaaacGAACCTCAACGATGTTGCCGACGAGGTACGGCAGCTGCTTGTTGAGCTTGATCTTCTCCTGGTtctccttgatcttctccttgAAGTTCTCCAGCTCCAGGTTCGACCGCTGCAGCTCGTCCTATAAACCCCGCAGAAACAACCTAGATCAGACGACCCTCACTGAACAGGAACAGCGCCAGAGATCGCGGACGCGCGAGGATAGCGAGGGAGAGGGTGAGGCGCGGGCCTGGCTGCTAGGGTTTGACGGAGGTCGGTGGGGGCACTTACCTTGTGGACGCGGAGCTCGTTGTCGAGGAGGCGGGAGGCCCGGACGATGTCGTCGGTGGACATGGAGGAGAGCTGGTCGTCCTCCGTTTCGTCGACGGCCATGggagcggcgggggcggcggccggcgcgggggtgGGCGACGACGACATGCTCTCTGCGGATTGAGAAGGGGAATTGCAGGCTTGGGGGAGGAGTTGATGGAGATTCCTCCTCGGCTTGCGGTAGAAGAAGACGTTGTCGGatttgggccttgggcctttCGGAGCGATATGTTGGGCCTTGGGCTTTGGAGTTGACGGAGATTCCTCGCGTCGCAACTCGTGGTCGAAGAAGATTTATTGTTGTTGGGTCGGGGCCTTGGGCTTTTCGTATGCTTTTCGAAGCCAGTGTAGCCCGACTACCAGTTTCGGCCCGGGTAGGATGCTGTGGGTTTTTTTTAGGCGATGTTTGGTTGCAGAGAGGGGTGGAACGGAGTTCCTATGcgaatggaatggaatgaaATGAAACGGTTCTGCCTCTATGTATTCTACAAACCAAATACCTAGAACCACTGGTTCGAGTTGGGACATATGATTTCTACTTTTTTTAGGAATGAGATGGTTAGACATATTAGAGGACTAGCAAAAcaacccgtgcgttgctacggaacaacagAAAATTATATCAAAACGTTAAattaaatgttgatgtgtttatgatatgtttattttcgtgAGCTACTCTGGtcttttttttcagatgtcttatttatatatttctccTTGCCCTGTTCTTCTATTACATCTACTCCGTAcattatttctcaaatctcttctcCCAGTTTCTCGCTCCCCCTCTgactatcctctccatcctcccctgagtgcaaactcctcctctcctcgttCCGATTCATCCCGCCACCAAACATCACGCCGCCATGCGCGGCCACCCGCTTATAGATTCCCGCCACCCATCCACTCCCGCGCGCCGTCTGCTCCCACTTGCCGCCAGGTACGCCTGTGCGCCGCCCACGCATCGCGTCCGGCCACTGATCGCCACGCGACACTGCCCGTCCAgagggccaccgatggctcgcgccgacgcggtcccttctgccttgcgcgaggccaccgccatcccggcctcaggctcatcccatcaccgtccaagtcccgcggggagccaccggcgcgCACGAGCCGTCGGAGGCGACGGTCGGAGCGCATGACGGAGCCGCAGgtccgcagccgccttccACACACAGAtgccgccgacgcgcacgagttggtggaggcaacaagagcggcggcgggcatgggcgagatccggatcgggcagggggtgggggtgaaattcgtaggagaggaggaggagtgagGAGGGCTCtgttagtgtttttttttgcggtacgtgttttttctgtgCTTGAGGACTGCAGGAGCCGGGATTAAAAGACACGTGGAGACATCGGTGGCAGATTTGTAATTTcggtgaagtgacgtaccgccgcgaccgtaccatcaccaccaactccaatttaatatattggtatagatatttCTTTTCGAGGAACCAAATGTCCATTCCACTTTTCTATATTCGATGAACCAAACAAAAGAACCATCTCACCTTTTGAAACCATTCCATTACGTTCTACTTCATGTCCTCGACAAAACATTGCCTTAAATGTTTCTTTTCAAACAATACTCCCGGATCACCCACAGACTACAGTCAAGTTAGCAGTATAACACGTTGTGtatgcacaaaaaaaaaatgcgcTTGCGTCATGTCAAAACAACataaaatgcaaaagaaaaacgaaacCATTATAACCTCTTGCCATCAACATTTGAGACAACGCTTCGCTGATTTAGATCTCCATCAACATTTGTCATAATACTCCttccggagggagtatctttctagcatacttatttgatattttttttgaaaaaaaaacaaaaaaaaaacacgccTCTTTGTTATTGATATTACAATCGTCTACATTGATATTATGACCTCAGCTCGCGAGTAGTAAAACGCCTCTTTGTTTTTTGCTAGATATATATCTAGCTCACGAGGACTCGTTGATCGATCAGCTCGGTCGGAGAATAGCGCCACACAGGACAGGTGTGCATACAAGGATAGCTAGGGCCTGGTCTCCCACTCACAGGCCGGACGGTCCTGGTCAAAACTGATCAGGCGACAAGTGCATGCCTAACTTGCCATCGCCCGCCTACTGTGTATGCCTAACTCGTCAGCTGGCAATATGCGCCTGCAAcatcatcgatcgatcgatcggatTCGTTTCAAttcatgcatccatgcattCATTCATATTCAGTATTCATGTCCCACTGGTGAGTCTGGCCTGTCCGGGTCCAACAAATGGAGTATTCAGTattcatatatatgcatggagaTCGATGTGTGGGCAAAGATTCCACGTCGTCATGGCGGTCGTGCGTTGTTCAACGACAAAGACAACAGGTTGCAGCTGCATGTCGGACGACGGAGATACtaaaagctagctagcaataGGGCGCTGTACATCCGTTTGACCACAAAAGTTCCATTAACCTTCGAGTTGTATCGCGTGTCCTATAGCTAGCGcgctgtgcatgcatgccggcGGCCGGACCCATTTTGATTTCAGCCCAGAGATAATGATCGTCGGATCTCAGCTTTAATTTCCCGGCGCCGTT includes:
- the LOC100840734 gene encoding 26S proteasome regulatory subunit 6A homolog, which encodes MSSSPTPAPAAAPAAPMAVDETEDDQLSSMSTDDIVRASRLLDNELRVHKDELQRSNLELENFKEKIKENQEKIKLNKQLPYLVGNIVEILEMNPEDEAEEDGANIDLDSQRKGKCVVLKTSTRQTIFLPVIGLVDPDNLKPGDLVGVNKDSYLILDTLPSEYDSRVKAMEVDEKPTEDYNDIGGLEKQIQELVEAIVLPMTHRDRFQKLGIRPPKGVLLYGPPGTGKTLMARACAAQTNATFLKLAGPQLVQMFIGDGAKLVRDAFQLAKEKAPCIIFIDEIDAIGTKRFDSEVSGDREVQRTMLELLNQLDGFSSDERIKVIAATNRADILDPALLRSGRLDRKIEFPHPTEEARARILQIHSRKMNVHPDVNFEELARSTDDFNGAQLKAVCVEAGMLALRRDATEVIHEDFNEGIIQVQAKKKSSLNYYA